Proteins encoded together in one Methanobacterium bryantii window:
- a CDS encoding DUF362 domain-containing protein, giving the protein MKRKDLTSNISRIVDIMSANGYYIKEIPVDSSIGKKKVDSQGSPVCGVRMDPSKAYAEIPDLLQKVINEDDSEVWDAIVKKIDYIYANVDHSLACLDQETNFIEKVQSQVKSGKKLLFKPNLVGPQVIEPDTHGEDLGAPICTDWSVIAALMRWFHDKLSIEYHQMALGEASTSSLLCATIFSQKAGKTVTSEAVFEGRCGDFYGGWGFYFVRRYLSDHHSPSHTDDPMNGYEDSVAGRYLPPGKAGDRLMVYDLNKLDDQSMGRAVSVPGGENYSEITLHKVIIGGDPENTGDISDYPGCVLINVPKLKIHAQDLLTNAIKNLGIGLYPTQCHSSTGHNNTWEYALPSSETPSFKGKLPHMPWVVEIDGATNLPVKDEKGEYIVTKTAGMPGTQADVIKAVQNQGVFIIHISDSINMINLNHNPEGIAVRIPEGYIWSSLDCVAMDLLCARYCFKTVPMSEGIKLKKENNWITEFVRHVPVAKVEGKNIITVEGLDSPLFRYKLYSHVEKRGVGQQQYYVTGWDSVTGTHLASVAGHLGRIENRMFIELVTENMYYNPSCMLWDMQKTILSYAEAHDILLGSSILKEFMDSFDENCDGIIDYDENGRKGIWTPGFGILSHALDIQMTDNYGVLKGPFYQMVNFSLKHGDKNWNLQEHDFTQEYVLMWIATLAYEMSKSETVIKDLFVPGMSWGSGMWPSWQLARWAFLSNSIYGTQLSDQVNLSSLYGMAFSYADKTVNNGLYTGSIDQIESDTNAINVYFEAVSKGSDPMDFILYVPVGFGSIGNVKIPNVTETDDPSKIFTAHFNQGLEVW; this is encoded by the coding sequence ATGAAAAGAAAGGATCTTACTTCTAATATTTCAAGGATTGTTGATATTATGAGTGCAAATGGATATTATATAAAAGAAATTCCTGTAGATTCAAGTATCGGAAAGAAAAAAGTGGATTCGCAGGGATCACCAGTTTGTGGTGTCAGGATGGATCCTTCAAAGGCATATGCTGAGATCCCTGATCTCCTTCAAAAGGTCATTAATGAAGATGATTCAGAGGTATGGGATGCCATTGTTAAAAAAATTGATTATATTTATGCCAATGTTGATCATTCCCTTGCTTGTCTTGACCAGGAGACGAATTTTATCGAAAAGGTACAGTCACAGGTAAAGTCTGGAAAAAAATTGTTATTTAAGCCTAACCTCGTCGGGCCGCAGGTAATTGAACCAGATACGCATGGTGAAGATCTGGGTGCTCCAATCTGTACAGACTGGTCAGTAATAGCTGCTTTAATGAGATGGTTTCACGACAAATTATCCATTGAGTACCACCAGATGGCGTTAGGTGAAGCTTCTACATCTTCCCTTCTTTGTGCGACTATTTTTAGTCAAAAAGCAGGAAAAACAGTCACATCAGAAGCGGTTTTTGAAGGGCGGTGTGGAGATTTCTATGGGGGATGGGGTTTCTACTTCGTTCGCAGGTATCTTAGTGATCATCATTCTCCATCCCATACTGACGATCCTATGAACGGCTATGAAGATAGCGTAGCAGGTAGATATTTGCCTCCGGGTAAAGCAGGGGACCGGTTGATGGTCTATGATCTAAACAAGCTTGACGATCAATCCATGGGAAGGGCAGTATCTGTCCCTGGAGGGGAGAATTACTCAGAGATTACTCTGCATAAAGTAATTATTGGTGGTGATCCTGAAAATACTGGCGATATCAGTGATTATCCTGGATGTGTCTTGATTAATGTCCCTAAGCTGAAAATCCATGCTCAGGACCTCCTCACCAATGCAATTAAAAATTTAGGTATAGGTCTTTATCCAACACAGTGCCACTCAAGTACTGGACATAATAATACATGGGAATATGCATTACCTTCTTCTGAGACTCCGAGTTTTAAGGGGAAGCTGCCTCATATGCCATGGGTTGTAGAGATAGATGGGGCTACTAATCTTCCAGTGAAGGATGAAAAGGGAGAATATATTGTTACAAAGACTGCAGGGATGCCTGGAACGCAAGCTGATGTTATCAAAGCAGTTCAGAACCAGGGCGTGTTTATAATTCATATTTCTGATTCCATCAACATGATCAACCTTAACCATAACCCTGAGGGCATTGCTGTTAGAATTCCTGAAGGATATATCTGGTCATCCCTTGACTGCGTTGCAATGGACCTTTTATGTGCCAGATACTGCTTTAAGACTGTTCCAATGTCTGAAGGAATTAAGCTGAAAAAGGAGAATAACTGGATCACGGAGTTTGTACGTCATGTTCCCGTGGCAAAAGTAGAAGGAAAAAATATAATAACTGTGGAAGGGCTTGATTCACCTCTTTTCCGGTATAAATTGTACAGTCATGTTGAAAAGAGAGGTGTGGGGCAGCAGCAGTATTATGTCACTGGTTGGGACAGTGTAACGGGCACACACCTTGCTTCGGTGGCAGGCCATCTCGGCAGGATTGAAAATAGAATGTTCATCGAGCTGGTGACTGAGAACATGTATTATAATCCTAGCTGCATGCTTTGGGATATGCAAAAAACTATTTTGAGCTATGCTGAAGCGCACGATATCTTATTGGGGTCATCGATCCTCAAGGAATTTATGGATAGCTTTGACGAGAACTGTGATGGTATCATCGATTACGATGAAAACGGGAGAAAGGGGATCTGGACGCCTGGATTCGGTATATTGTCGCATGCGTTGGATATTCAGATGACAGATAACTATGGGGTACTCAAGGGGCCTTTTTATCAGATGGTAAATTTTTCACTTAAACATGGTGATAAAAACTGGAACCTCCAGGAACATGATTTCACCCAGGAATATGTGTTAATGTGGATTGCTACTCTTGCATATGAAATGTCGAAGTCTGAAACAGTTATTAAAGACCTTTTTGTCCCTGGAATGAGCTGGGGAAGTGGAATGTGGCCTAGCTGGCAGCTGGCGAGATGGGCCTTTTTATCAAACAGTATATATGGTACTCAGTTGTCAGATCAAGTTAATCTCAGCTCTCTTTATGGAATGGCATTTAGCTATGCAGATAAAACGGTAAACAATGGTTTATACACTGGAAGTATTGATCAAATTGAATCAGATACTAATGCTATTAACGTATACTTTGAGGCGGTTTCTAAAGGATCCGATCCTATGGATTTTATATTGTACGTACCAGTAGGCTTTGGAAGCATTGGAAACGTAAAGATACCCAATGTAACAGAGACTGATGATCCAAGTAAAATATTTACTGCTCATTTCAATCAGGGTTTGGAGGTTTGGTAG
- a CDS encoding SDR family NAD(P)-dependent oxidoreductase: MSNSEYYTDKVCIVTGGNSGIGYALCEELLERGAIVYMAGRNPEKVASAAEQLSKYENRIHTVIVDVTVQEQVEKAIKDTAAEAGRLDFLFNNAGVGGTLPFEDATLDDWKTIIDTNLWSVIYGVNTAVPIMAKQGYGHIINTSSVAGIIPFPFQALYSLTKFGVTGLTECLKYEYAEKGIYFSTICPSDVATPIFKKSIDGKTHDEAKIPEDAYPADKAAVDILNRVSEQKGIIIVPEEPGTGGWKNYVLGNPEAEKLLLQMAHERRESYEKKGSYF; encoded by the coding sequence ATGAGTAATTCTGAGTATTATACGGATAAAGTTTGTATTGTAACTGGTGGAAATTCTGGTATTGGATATGCATTGTGTGAAGAGCTTTTAGAAAGAGGAGCTATTGTCTATATGGCCGGACGTAATCCTGAAAAGGTTGCAAGTGCTGCGGAGCAACTTTCAAAATATGAAAATAGAATTCACACAGTTATTGTGGATGTGACAGTTCAAGAACAGGTGGAAAAGGCCATTAAAGACACTGCTGCTGAGGCGGGCCGTTTGGACTTCTTATTCAACAACGCAGGGGTTGGAGGTACGCTGCCTTTTGAAGATGCTACACTGGATGATTGGAAAACTATTATTGATACTAATCTCTGGAGTGTCATTTACGGTGTCAATACTGCTGTACCTATTATGGCAAAACAGGGATATGGGCATATCATCAATACCAGCTCCGTTGCAGGAATTATCCCGTTCCCGTTCCAGGCGTTATATTCTCTTACAAAATTTGGCGTCACAGGCCTTACCGAATGCTTGAAATATGAGTATGCAGAAAAAGGCATCTATTTTTCAACTATCTGTCCGTCTGATGTTGCAACACCCATCTTTAAAAAATCCATCGACGGTAAAACTCATGATGAAGCAAAGATCCCTGAAGATGCATATCCTGCTGACAAAGCGGCAGTCGATATTCTAAACAGGGTTTCCGAGCAAAAAGGGATTATCATAGTGCCTGAAGAGCCAGGTACAGGAGGTTGGAAAAACTACGTTCTAGGGAATCCTGAAGCAGAAAAACTTCTATTGCAGATGGCCCATGAACGCAGGGAATCCTATGAAAAGAAAGGATCTTACTTCTAA
- a CDS encoding acetoacetate decarboxylase family protein — translation MFKTQKDFTYLMPAHFGGGKFDPEAKLTQKSTALLIRYETDQKLLENYIPEGFELSAPEIQVAFNKFTEINWMQGGHYNLIDVSAPVRFNGKNEQLDGNYSLVVWENNTAPILGGREQTGIPKIFADIEDLHVLKPHYATTASYAGNTFLNMNFEATGELTGDEFEQAKAQSSSLNTIGWRYIPKIGAPGAELSQFILYPQGMEMETAQIGNARLKWTEMTPMQNPVQFHIINSLAALPIKRIINALFSEGSATLRAFGARILK, via the coding sequence ATGTTTAAAACGCAAAAAGATTTTACATATTTAATGCCGGCTCATTTCGGCGGAGGTAAGTTTGACCCGGAGGCAAAACTTACCCAAAAATCAACAGCTCTGTTGATAAGATACGAAACTGACCAGAAACTTCTTGAAAATTATATCCCTGAAGGATTTGAATTAAGTGCTCCTGAAATTCAGGTCGCCTTCAATAAATTCACAGAAATTAACTGGATGCAGGGTGGGCATTACAATCTGATTGATGTTTCAGCGCCGGTCAGATTTAATGGGAAAAATGAACAACTGGATGGAAATTATTCGCTGGTGGTCTGGGAAAACAACACTGCACCTATCTTGGGGGGACGTGAACAAACAGGGATTCCTAAAATTTTTGCCGATATTGAAGACCTCCATGTCCTAAAACCTCATTATGCCACCACAGCCAGTTATGCTGGAAACACTTTTTTAAACATGAATTTTGAAGCCACTGGTGAGCTGACTGGCGATGAATTTGAACAGGCAAAAGCACAGTCTTCATCTTTAAACACCATCGGGTGGAGGTATATTCCTAAAATTGGAGCTCCTGGAGCAGAATTAAGTCAATTTATCCTTTACCCTCAGGGCATGGAAATGGAAACAGCACAAATTGGAAATGCCCGTCTTAAGTGGACTGAAATGACTCCAATGCAAAATCCAGTTCAGTTCCACATAATCAACAGTCTCGCTGCTTTACCTATAAAAAGAATAATTAACGCCTTATTTTCAGAGGGAAGTGCTACGCTTCGGGCATTTGGCGCTAGAATCTTAAAATGA
- a CDS encoding dihydrofolate reductase family protein — translation MRTVVYIATSLDGFIARPDGDIEWLVNIPNPDNSDFGYGEFIAGIDAILMGRNTYETALSFDSWPYNRQVFVLSNILESVPHQLYGKAEIINGNLKDILKRLEVRGIKNLYVDGGRTIQSFLKEDLIDEMIITTVPILLGEGIPLFGHLDEDLKFKCEKVEFISEYLIKHYYRRDK, via the coding sequence ATGAGAACTGTTGTTTATATTGCAACAAGCCTTGACGGGTTTATTGCCCGGCCGGATGGAGATATAGAATGGCTAGTTAATATTCCCAATCCAGATAACAGCGACTTTGGGTATGGCGAGTTTATAGCAGGGATTGATGCAATTTTAATGGGCAGAAATACGTATGAAACTGCTTTGAGCTTTGATTCATGGCCGTATAACAGGCAGGTATTTGTTCTAAGCAATATTTTAGAGAGCGTTCCCCACCAATTATATGGCAAAGCAGAAATAATTAACGGGAACTTAAAAGACATATTAAAGCGCCTTGAAGTTAGGGGAATCAAAAATTTATACGTCGACGGCGGCAGGACCATCCAGTCATTTTTAAAAGAAGATTTAATTGATGAAATGATAATTACCACGGTGCCTATTTTACTGGGCGAAGGTATTCCTTTGTTTGGGCATTTAGATGAGGATTTGAAGTTTAAGTGTGAGAAGGTCGAGTTTATAAGTGAGTATTTGATTAAGCATTATTATAGAAGGGATAAATAA
- a CDS encoding sensor histidine kinase → MGENSPKKTLNEFKESKNILKEFIEFSSKSESIIDMGSHVIIPKHIFESLKESQEYYEALFELSPTYTVLLGLDGTIKNFNKKTELFAGMPREKLIGIPFTELDFVPKAGMNAHIERISKLANGKPVEPFESRIAERNGKIHWIEVHSTLLKKGSAPPEILVSCNDITERKKTENALKESEEKFRQIAENMGEVFWVIDPKTGEVIYVSPVYQWVWGRTCQSLYENHKSWIEAIHPEDRDRTVEMIWNGFDNIDEAKEGFEYRVIRPDGKIIWVWMQSFLIMDESGEISRIVGVASEITGYKKAEEEIKALLDELKRSNEELQQFAYVTSHDLQEPLRTIASFTQLMARRYKGKLDDDADEFMDYIVDASVRMKQMIMDLLEYSRVGTKQEMFRAIHIESELNDVLVNLNDLIERSRAEITHDPLPVVFGDESQLLLLFQNLITNAIKFRKENEPPKIHISVACDHEKNEYVFSISDNGIGIEEQYFGRIFTIFQRLHTRDEYPGTGIGLSVAKRIVERHGGRIWVESTFGEGSVFYFSIPVGES, encoded by the coding sequence ATGGGAGAAAATTCGCCTAAAAAGACTCTAAATGAATTCAAAGAGAGTAAAAATATTTTAAAAGAGTTCATTGAATTTTCTTCTAAATCAGAATCAATTATAGATATGGGAAGCCATGTAATTATCCCTAAACACATTTTTGAATCTTTAAAAGAAAGCCAAGAATATTATGAGGCTCTTTTTGAATTATCTCCTACTTACACAGTTCTTTTAGGATTGGATGGCACAATTAAAAATTTTAATAAGAAAACAGAATTATTTGCAGGGATGCCGCGGGAAAAGCTAATTGGTATACCTTTTACAGAGTTAGATTTTGTGCCTAAAGCGGGAATGAATGCACATATTGAACGGATTTCTAAATTAGCAAATGGCAAACCTGTTGAACCGTTTGAATCAAGGATAGCAGAACGGAATGGTAAAATTCACTGGATTGAAGTCCATTCAACTTTACTTAAAAAAGGAAGTGCTCCTCCAGAAATTTTAGTAAGTTGTAATGATATCACTGAGCGTAAAAAAACAGAAAATGCATTGAAAGAAAGTGAAGAGAAATTCAGACAAATAGCAGAGAATATGGGGGAAGTGTTCTGGGTCATCGACCCTAAAACTGGTGAAGTAATATATGTAAGCCCGGTGTACCAGTGGGTGTGGGGTCGCACCTGCCAGAGCTTATACGAAAACCATAAATCATGGATTGAGGCCATACACCCTGAAGACAGGGATCGAACAGTTGAAATGATCTGGAACGGATTTGATAACATTGATGAAGCCAAAGAAGGTTTTGAGTACCGTGTAATAAGGCCTGACGGCAAGATTATATGGGTATGGATGCAGTCTTTCCTTATTATGGATGAATCTGGGGAAATATCTCGGATTGTAGGTGTTGCATCGGAGATCACAGGATACAAAAAAGCGGAAGAGGAAATTAAGGCACTTTTGGATGAACTAAAGCGTTCAAATGAGGAATTACAGCAGTTTGCATATGTTACTTCTCATGACCTTCAGGAACCCCTCAGGACTATTGCCAGTTTTACTCAATTGATGGCAAGGCGCTACAAAGGAAAGCTTGATGATGATGCTGATGAGTTCATGGACTACATAGTTGATGCCAGCGTGCGGATGAAGCAGATGATCATGGATTTGCTGGAGTACTCGAGGGTTGGAACAAAGCAGGAAATGTTCCGGGCCATACACATAGAGTCAGAACTAAATGATGTACTTGTTAACTTAAATGATTTAATTGAAAGGAGCCGTGCTGAAATTACACATGACCCTCTTCCAGTGGTGTTTGGTGATGAGAGCCAGCTTTTATTGTTGTTTCAAAATCTGATTACAAATGCCATAAAATTTAGAAAAGAAAATGAACCTCCAAAAATCCATATTTCTGTTGCCTGTGACCATGAGAAGAATGAATATGTGTTTTCAATCTCTGATAATGGGATTGGTATAGAAGAACAGTATTTTGGCCGCATTTTCACCATTTTTCAGCGTTTGCATACGCGAGATGAGTATCCTGGGACTGGGATTGGGCTTTCCGTTGCGAAGAGGATTGTTGAGAGGCATGGTGGTAGGATTTGGGTTGAATCTACGTTTGGTGAGGGCAGTGTGTTCTATTTTAGTATTCCTGTTGGTGAATCATAA
- a CDS encoding DUF3795 domain-containing protein — protein sequence MGNEKLITCCGLYCGDCYGYNGKIASLAGKLNEELDNTNFKKNADHFAAIPFFNEFKNYDSFVDVLKTLKRLTCEGCGDGGGPAFCEIRKCCGEKEIMGCWECGEFKSCKKLNFLNATHGDAHIKNLDVLKEKGVEKFVNGDRCW from the coding sequence ATGGGAAACGAAAAACTGATTACATGCTGCGGCCTGTACTGTGGGGACTGTTACGGCTATAATGGAAAAATAGCGTCTTTAGCGGGAAAACTTAATGAAGAACTTGATAATACAAATTTTAAAAAGAATGCGGACCATTTTGCTGCAATTCCTTTTTTTAACGAATTTAAAAACTATGACAGCTTTGTAGATGTATTAAAAACCTTAAAAAGACTAACCTGTGAAGGCTGCGGGGACGGGGGAGGCCCAGCTTTTTGTGAAATTAGAAAATGCTGTGGTGAAAAAGAAATTATGGGCTGCTGGGAATGCGGCGAGTTTAAAAGCTGTAAAAAGCTTAATTTCTTGAATGCAACCCACGGTGATGCACATATTAAAAATTTAGATGTCCTTAAAGAGAAAGGTGTGGAAAAGTTTGTAAATGGGGATAGATGCTGGTAA
- a CDS encoding DUF5518 domain-containing protein — protein sequence MDWKIIGISALINAIITSVLSLIFFPLAFLGPIIGGFLASYPSQGFEDYEGMDEKDGAVVGAISGLIGGLIITLILVLGFGNISAVGLKIGLDNVLTTGYIVLQLSIVISLVLSLIGGVIGVVVKR from the coding sequence ATGGACTGGAAAATTATAGGAATAAGTGCTTTAATTAATGCAATTATAACTAGTGTTTTATCGTTGATATTCTTCCCTCTAGCTTTTTTAGGTCCTATTATTGGAGGATTTCTAGCATCTTACCCCAGTCAAGGGTTTGAAGACTATGAAGGAATGGATGAAAAAGATGGCGCTGTTGTAGGGGCAATTTCAGGCTTAATTGGTGGTTTAATAATTACTTTAATACTTGTCCTGGGCTTTGGAAATATAAGTGCCGTTGGATTAAAAATAGGGTTAGACAATGTCCTAACTACAGGATATATTGTCCTTCAATTATCCATAGTTATAAGCCTGGTTCTAAGTTTGATAGGAGGCGTTATTGGGGTTGTAGTCAAAAGGTGA
- a CDS encoding HEPN domain-containing protein, with translation MNYNRYKKGNIVQICIDYELIEKELKESRYDLESAENSIKSGNYKWAIVQSYYSMFHAFRGLLFSRGYKEKSHSGLKFAIKNLFVNYGIISDDIFLDFDAAMKAREMADYSYIYDEKIALDIIESSKKLINEVESSF, from the coding sequence ATGAACTATAATCGATACAAAAAAGGGAATATAGTGCAGATTTGCATCGATTATGAACTAATTGAAAAAGAGCTTAAAGAATCCCGCTATGATTTAGAATCTGCAGAAAATTCTATTAAATCAGGAAATTACAAGTGGGCTATAGTTCAAAGTTATTATTCCATGTTCCATGCTTTTAGGGGGCTCCTTTTTAGCAGAGGTTATAAAGAAAAAAGCCATTCTGGACTTAAATTTGCAATTAAAAATCTTTTTGTAAATTATGGAATTATAAGTGATGATATTTTCTTAGATTTTGATGCTGCTATGAAAGCAAGAGAAATGGCAGATTACAGCTACATTTATGATGAAAAAATTGCATTGGATATAATTGAATCTAGCAAAAAGTTAATTAATGAGGTAGAAAGTTCTTTTTAA
- a CDS encoding response regulator — protein MNVLIVENESSTILDLKATLGSLGHSVVAVASSGKEAVQKVGNLNPDLVLIDIKLKGEMSGVEAANKIKDLYKIPVIFLTIFIKNCLIKSFGLPEDAVVLNKPVKQEHLKYGISRAFSKIK, from the coding sequence ATGAACGTTTTAATCGTTGAAAATGAATCCAGCACTATTTTAGACTTAAAAGCAACTTTAGGGAGCTTAGGACACTCAGTAGTTGCTGTAGCTTCAAGTGGGAAAGAAGCAGTTCAAAAAGTAGGAAATTTAAACCCAGATCTAGTTTTAATAGATATAAAATTAAAGGGTGAAATGAGCGGCGTGGAAGCTGCAAACAAAATAAAGGATCTCTATAAAATTCCAGTTATATTCCTGACTATTTTTATTAAAAACTGCCTGATTAAATCATTCGGGCTACCTGAAGATGCTGTTGTTTTAAATAAGCCTGTGAAGCAGGAACATTTAAAATACGGGATCTCAAGAGCTTTCTCCAAAATTAAATGA
- a CDS encoding thioredoxin family protein, with protein MKLQIYRTDDCPKCGLFWKNLKEAVKELNLDEKIERIDLEHAIKMNITSCPALIINGEIKSMGTLLSVEELKKMLKENM; from the coding sequence ATGAAACTCCAAATTTACAGAACTGATGATTGTCCTAAATGTGGACTATTTTGGAAAAATCTAAAAGAAGCAGTAAAAGAGCTTAATTTAGATGAAAAAATAGAAAGAATTGATTTAGAGCATGCCATAAAGATGAACATAACTAGCTGTCCTGCACTAATTATAAACGGAGAAATAAAATCCATGGGAACGTTGTTATCAGTCGAAGAATTAAAAAAAATGTTAAAAGAGAATATGTAA
- a CDS encoding NAD(P)H-binding protein, producing MKIIIFGATGMVGSEVVRQAIKKQDINEITAVVRNPLSIDDPKLKTILKTDFLDYTDLIPVFKEVDACIWCLGISQNQVSKEEYEIITYEYAVAAAKTMLAANPAVTFVFLSGQGADSSEKSRILFARIKGKTENALKELNFKELYIARPGGIIPTYPKTNESILKKITVGFIKISGKIVPSTVITSKQLAQALLYVAEKGSDAITLDNKSLQKLSAN from the coding sequence TTGAAGATAATTATTTTTGGTGCTACAGGTATGGTCGGTTCAGAGGTAGTTCGCCAGGCGATCAAAAAACAGGATATTAACGAAATTACAGCAGTTGTGCGTAATCCCTTAAGTATTGATGATCCAAAGCTAAAAACAATCTTAAAAACTGATTTTTTAGATTATACCGATTTAATACCTGTTTTTAAAGAGGTAGATGCATGTATATGGTGCCTTGGTATTTCACAAAACCAGGTAAGTAAAGAAGAGTATGAGATAATTACTTATGAATATGCTGTTGCGGCAGCTAAAACTATGCTTGCAGCTAACCCTGCAGTAACTTTTGTTTTTTTAAGTGGACAGGGGGCAGATTCCTCTGAAAAAAGCAGAATTCTTTTTGCAAGAATAAAAGGAAAAACTGAAAATGCATTAAAAGAATTAAATTTTAAAGAGCTGTATATAGCCCGGCCTGGAGGAATTATACCAACATATCCCAAGACCAATGAATCTATTCTCAAGAAAATAACAGTAGGATTCATTAAAATTTCAGGTAAGATTGTCCCATCCACCGTGATAACTTCCAAGCAACTAGCGCAAGCCCTGCTTTACGTGGCTGAAAAAGGCAGTGATGCAATTACACTTGACAATAAATCACTCCAAAAGTTAAGTGCAAATTAA
- a CDS encoding DUF998 domain-containing protein, whose amino-acid sequence MKFQRGSIFRPEKDYYKEAGILLLISCLQFFLAVNLAETQFPGYSIAKNTLSDLGGTLPPVEPSAMIFNLSVIIMGILVLAAVYLILKSGGCRLFSSCLAIAAAGALGVGLFPSYTGSTHAFFSVIVFLFGSLAVIFSYRLGLNIPMVVVSLVTGLFSLMLILSFAVIYGNNPFAAYLGLGGAERFIAYPTLLYIIGLGGYLTSRGKDWVRIRFTKGYW is encoded by the coding sequence ATGAAATTTCAAAGGGGAAGTATATTCAGACCAGAAAAAGATTACTATAAAGAAGCGGGAATTTTATTGTTAATAAGTTGTTTACAATTTTTTTTGGCAGTTAACCTAGCCGAAACACAGTTTCCAGGCTACAGCATTGCTAAAAACACATTAAGTGATTTAGGGGGTACATTACCCCCTGTAGAACCATCAGCTATGATTTTTAACCTCAGCGTTATTATCATGGGGATTCTTGTACTTGCAGCAGTTTATTTAATCCTCAAAAGTGGAGGCTGCCGTTTATTTTCATCCTGTCTGGCCATCGCCGCCGCAGGTGCTTTAGGGGTAGGACTATTCCCTTCATATACTGGAAGCACACATGCATTCTTTTCAGTAATTGTATTCCTATTTGGAAGTTTAGCTGTCATTTTTTCCTATAGATTGGGATTAAATATACCCATGGTTGTAGTTTCATTAGTAACTGGCTTATTTTCTCTCATGTTAATCCTATCATTCGCTGTAATTTATGGAAATAATCCTTTTGCAGCATATTTAGGTTTAGGCGGTGCTGAAAGGTTTATTGCATACCCCACTCTTTTATATATCATAGGCCTTGGGGGCTACCTTACAAGCAGGGGAAAAGACTGGGTTCGGATAAGGTTTACTAAAGGGTACTGGTAA